A region from the Phycisphaerales bacterium genome encodes:
- a CDS encoding D-alanine--D-alanine ligase encodes MSTSSIHVAILAGGPDAEREVSLIGGKAVAAALADRADLKPTFHVIDRLTRDELRAIHGDVIFPLLHGPWGEGGPLQDLLETDGRPYVGCRPTAARLAMDKIATKLAALRLNIPTAPAAILSTRDERCPLPFPVVVKPVHEGSSVGVRFCKDHAEFAQARASVLEDLKAHPTRVFMIEAAILNARELTVGILDGVALPIVEIKPAVAFYDYEAKYTRDDTKYLVRPELPAGLADLLKSNAVRLARELDVRHLCRVDYILGRDGAPNLLEVNTMPGFTSHSLLPMAAADAVEGPGLIFAELASRLIMLALRDTPKP; translated from the coding sequence ATGTCCACATCTTCCATCCATGTCGCCATTCTCGCCGGCGGCCCCGACGCCGAGCGTGAGGTCAGCCTCATCGGTGGCAAAGCCGTCGCCGCGGCACTCGCCGATCGCGCCGACCTCAAGCCCACGTTCCATGTCATCGATCGCCTCACCCGGGACGAACTCCGCGCTATCCACGGTGACGTGATCTTCCCCCTCCTCCACGGCCCATGGGGCGAAGGTGGCCCGCTCCAGGACCTCCTCGAAACCGATGGCCGGCCGTACGTCGGTTGCCGCCCCACCGCCGCCCGCCTCGCGATGGACAAGATCGCGACCAAACTCGCCGCGTTGCGACTGAACATTCCCACGGCTCCCGCCGCCATCCTCTCGACCCGCGACGAGCGCTGCCCCCTGCCCTTCCCCGTCGTCGTCAAGCCCGTCCACGAGGGCTCGAGCGTCGGCGTGCGGTTCTGCAAGGATCACGCCGAGTTTGCCCAAGCGCGGGCCAGCGTGCTCGAGGATCTCAAGGCCCATCCCACACGCGTCTTCATGATCGAGGCCGCGATCCTGAACGCCCGCGAACTGACCGTCGGGATCCTCGACGGTGTCGCGCTCCCCATTGTCGAGATCAAGCCCGCCGTCGCGTTCTATGACTATGAGGCCAAGTACACCCGCGACGACACCAAGTACCTCGTTCGCCCCGAACTCCCCGCGGGACTGGCCGACCTCCTGAAGAGCAACGCCGTCCGACTCGCCCGTGAGTTGGACGTACGCCATCTCTGCCGCGTGGACTACATTCTCGGACGTGACGGAGCGCCAAATCTGCTCGAGGTCAACACGATGCCCGGCTTCACGAGCCATTCCCTGCTCCCCATGGCCGCCGCGGACGCTGTCGAGGGGCCTGGCCTCATATTTGCGGAACTCGCCAGCCGATTGATCATGCTCGCCCTTCGTGACACCCCAAAGCCATGA
- a CDS encoding transcription elongation factor GreA, with amino-acid sequence MELLTQAEKEQLEGRLAALIENRPVLSQRIAEARAMGDLKENADYHAARDQQGLEESEIRRLQDRLAQVRVVSEEHSKAAAGVVFIGTTVRMKDLGDDDEDWYKLVGESAPMPPADYVEVTATSPMGEAMMKARVGDVIRVNAPRGVKKFEILEIK; translated from the coding sequence ATGGAGTTATTGACGCAGGCCGAGAAAGAGCAGTTGGAAGGGCGTCTCGCGGCGTTGATCGAGAATCGCCCGGTGCTCTCGCAGCGCATCGCCGAGGCTCGGGCCATGGGCGACCTGAAGGAGAACGCCGACTATCACGCCGCCCGCGATCAGCAGGGCCTGGAAGAGTCGGAGATCCGGCGCCTGCAGGACCGTCTAGCTCAGGTGCGCGTGGTGAGCGAGGAGCACTCGAAGGCCGCGGCCGGGGTTGTCTTCATCGGGACCACGGTGCGCATGAAGGATTTGGGAGACGACGACGAGGATTGGTACAAACTCGTGGGCGAGTCGGCCCCGATGCCGCCGGCGGACTACGTCGAGGTGACGGCGACCAGCCCGATGGGCGAGGCGATGATGAAGGCGCGCGTGGGGGACGTGATCCGCGTGAACGCGCCGCGGGGCGTGAAGAAGTTTGAGATTCTGGAAATCAAATAG
- a CDS encoding NAD(P)H-hydrate epimerase, whose protein sequence is MDPRDRAARGSVRARSRAGIVRADDPPADLFLLTRAQARAIDERAVSEFGMPTIVLMENASRHVADVVLEMVEQVAEPRVVVVCGTGNNGGDGFAAARHLSNAGATVVCVLVGKVTRVVGDARTNLAIARAMGIEILEGSGDVVARACAGHRPHVVVDAIFGTGLDREVVGEAAAAIAAINAWKRGVGERGFVVAVDVPSGMDADTGRELGECIVADVTVTFAGLKAGFVSLEAQRCVGEVVVADIGVPAGLVAALGTRVETRGVIEDVESDENETRALRRRGEMGHDEDGRGA, encoded by the coding sequence ATGGATCCACGAGATCGGGCGGCACGAGGGAGTGTGCGGGCGAGGAGCCGGGCGGGAATCGTTCGCGCGGATGATCCGCCCGCGGACCTGTTTCTGCTGACGCGCGCGCAGGCACGGGCTATCGACGAGCGCGCGGTGTCGGAGTTCGGCATGCCGACGATCGTGCTCATGGAGAACGCGTCGCGGCACGTGGCGGACGTGGTGCTGGAGATGGTCGAGCAGGTCGCCGAGCCGAGGGTGGTGGTGGTGTGCGGGACGGGGAACAACGGCGGGGACGGCTTTGCGGCGGCGCGGCACCTGTCGAACGCCGGGGCGACGGTTGTGTGCGTCCTGGTGGGCAAGGTGACGCGGGTTGTTGGAGATGCGCGCACGAATCTTGCGATTGCGCGCGCGATGGGGATCGAGATTCTCGAGGGAAGCGGGGACGTGGTCGCGCGCGCGTGCGCGGGGCATCGGCCCCATGTCGTCGTCGATGCGATCTTCGGGACGGGACTGGATCGAGAGGTGGTCGGCGAAGCGGCGGCGGCGATTGCGGCGATCAATGCGTGGAAACGTGGTGTCGGTGAGCGGGGGTTCGTCGTGGCGGTTGATGTGCCCAGCGGGATGGACGCTGACACGGGACGGGAACTGGGCGAATGCATCGTGGCGGATGTGACGGTGACGTTTGCGGGGCTCAAAGCGGGATTTGTGTCGCTCGAGGCGCAGCGGTGTGTGGGCGAAGTGGTCGTGGCGGATATCGGCGTGCCGGCGGGCTTGGTCGCGGCACTGGGGACTCGCGTCGAGACGCGTGGCGTGATTGAGGATGTAGAGTCCGACGAGAACGAGACGCGGGCTTTGCGTCGGCGTGGCGAGATGGGACACGACGAAGACGGGCGTGGGGCCTAG
- a CDS encoding bifunctional nuclease family protein, with protein MPVRMELSRILIREMTDLQVIELREVGEAGENGSSDGKGEAGLRTFPIVIGLPEAQAIERRLKGISVKRPQTHDLLASVITTMGGTLESISITDLSDQTFFATLDVKNSEGEMVHIDSRPSDAIALGIAGGVPIYVAEHVLDEALTEEP; from the coding sequence ATGCCCGTACGTATGGAGTTATCCAGGATCCTGATTCGCGAGATGACCGATCTCCAGGTGATCGAGTTGCGCGAGGTTGGTGAGGCCGGGGAGAACGGCTCGAGCGACGGGAAGGGCGAGGCCGGGCTTCGCACATTTCCGATCGTGATCGGTCTTCCCGAGGCGCAGGCGATCGAGCGGCGTCTGAAGGGGATCAGCGTGAAGCGGCCGCAGACGCACGATCTCCTCGCGAGCGTGATCACGACGATGGGCGGGACACTGGAGTCGATCTCGATCACGGATCTGTCGGACCAGACGTTCTTCGCGACGCTGGATGTGAAGAACTCTGAGGGTGAGATGGTGCACATTGATTCGAGGCCGAGCGATGCGATCGCGTTGGGGATTGCGGGGGGCGTGCCGATCTATGTCGCCGAGCACGTGCTGGACGAGGCGCTGACGGAGGAGCCGTGA
- the truD gene encoding tRNA pseudouridine(13) synthase TruD: MSEHRRVYLTGTIEGTGGRIKQRPEDFLVEEIPAYEACGSGEHVYLFVQKRGVTTLDAVRILAEHFGVSRGAVGYAGLKDARAVTRQVMSVHLPGFHGDVSERFGMIRDERVGVLWVDRHTNKIRPGHLRGNRFSIRIREVEVRSVLSAKRVLDILERVGVPNRFGTQRFGVRGNNHVLGRLLLKGDGEGFVREMMGVGAGGEATRGGPGFSAACERFGKGDMEGALAAMPEWARAERRVLREMARGKDGTRALRAIDRDTRAMYLSAVQGAVFNRVLETRLREGTLATMVAGDLAFKHDSGAVFGVDESLAADAATKERVARMEISPSGPMWGPRMMRAGDRVDAMEIRALEAEGLTLDDLGGERSGIAELMPGVRRPLRVAVVMPEVEGGVDEHGAYVRVAFELARGAYATEVLEEIMKVEVGEGSWDTGEVEGE, encoded by the coding sequence GTGAGCGAGCATCGGCGGGTGTATCTGACCGGGACCATCGAGGGCACGGGCGGGCGGATCAAGCAGCGCCCGGAGGACTTTCTCGTTGAGGAGATCCCGGCGTATGAGGCGTGCGGGAGCGGCGAGCATGTCTACTTGTTTGTGCAGAAGCGTGGCGTCACGACGCTCGATGCTGTGCGGATTCTGGCGGAGCACTTTGGTGTTTCGCGCGGGGCGGTGGGGTACGCGGGGCTTAAGGATGCGCGGGCTGTCACTCGGCAGGTGATGAGCGTGCATCTGCCTGGATTTCATGGGGATGTGAGTGAGCGCTTCGGGATGATTCGTGACGAGCGTGTGGGCGTCTTGTGGGTTGATCGGCACACGAACAAGATTCGGCCCGGGCACCTTCGGGGCAATCGGTTCTCGATCCGCATCCGGGAGGTCGAGGTGCGATCGGTGCTTTCGGCGAAACGGGTGCTGGACATCTTGGAACGTGTGGGCGTGCCGAATCGATTCGGGACGCAGCGATTCGGCGTGCGCGGGAACAACCACGTGCTGGGGCGATTGCTGCTCAAGGGTGATGGCGAGGGGTTCGTGCGCGAGATGATGGGTGTGGGCGCGGGTGGGGAAGCGACCCGGGGCGGTCCCGGGTTTTCGGCGGCCTGCGAGCGGTTTGGAAAGGGTGATATGGAGGGTGCGCTCGCGGCCATGCCCGAGTGGGCTCGGGCGGAACGGCGGGTGCTGCGCGAGATGGCTCGCGGAAAGGATGGCACACGGGCGCTGCGGGCGATCGATCGCGACACGCGGGCGATGTATCTGTCGGCGGTGCAGGGAGCGGTGTTCAATCGCGTGCTGGAGACGCGGCTTCGTGAGGGGACATTGGCGACGATGGTGGCGGGCGACCTGGCGTTCAAGCACGACAGCGGCGCGGTCTTTGGCGTCGATGAGTCGCTCGCGGCGGACGCGGCGACGAAGGAGCGAGTGGCGCGGATGGAGATCAGCCCGAGTGGGCCGATGTGGGGTCCGAGGATGATGCGTGCGGGAGATCGGGTGGACGCGATGGAGATTCGGGCGCTCGAGGCCGAGGGATTGACGCTGGATGATCTTGGTGGCGAGCGCTCGGGGATCGCGGAGTTGATGCCCGGGGTGCGTCGGCCTTTGCGTGTGGCGGTGGTGATGCCCGAGGTAGAGGGCGGCGTGGACGAGCACGGGGCGTATGTGCGTGTGGCGTTTGAGTTGGCACGCGGGGCGTACGCGACGGAGGTGCTGGAGGAGATCATGAAGGTGGAGGTTGGTGAGGGGAGTTGGGATACAGGTGAGGTGGAGGGGGAGTAG
- a CDS encoding HAD-IA family hydrolase, translating into MSIEMVCFDWGGVLLRHWRSWEEGCRAAGLGTRGASATAEWSARRKPLAHAYQTGRVSCDEFFSKLHEAVEGLYSIEELQRIHDAWLIDEYEGVGEVVGRVAREGRVATGMLSNTNASHWRRQFPEKGKPADFPTPALLTHRHASHLLGHAKPGVEIYEAFERATGFRGPSILFFDDLQENIEAAARLGWRGVLVDHERETAPQIERALREHGVLND; encoded by the coding sequence ATGTCGATCGAGATGGTGTGCTTTGACTGGGGTGGTGTGCTGCTTCGGCATTGGCGGAGTTGGGAGGAGGGGTGCCGGGCTGCGGGGCTTGGGACGCGCGGGGCTTCGGCGACGGCCGAGTGGAGCGCGCGGCGGAAACCCTTGGCGCACGCGTACCAGACTGGTCGGGTGTCGTGCGACGAGTTCTTTTCGAAACTGCACGAGGCAGTCGAGGGGTTGTACTCGATCGAGGAACTCCAACGGATCCACGACGCGTGGCTGATCGATGAGTATGAGGGTGTTGGCGAGGTGGTCGGACGGGTGGCGCGCGAGGGCCGCGTGGCGACGGGGATGCTCTCGAACACGAACGCGTCGCACTGGCGGCGGCAGTTTCCGGAGAAGGGAAAGCCAGCGGATTTTCCGACGCCCGCGCTCCTGACGCATCGGCACGCGAGCCATCTTCTGGGGCATGCCAAGCCCGGGGTGGAGATCTATGAGGCCTTCGAGCGGGCGACGGGATTTCGGGGCCCGTCGATCCTGTTCTTTGATGATCTTCAGGAGAACATCGAGGCGGCGGCGAGGCTGGGATGGCGCGGCGTGCTCGTCGATCACGAACGCGAGACCGCGCCGCAGATCGAGCGGGCGCTTCGGGAGCACGGCGTGCTGAACGATTGA
- a CDS encoding alpha/beta hydrolase — translation MSLQSRFSLSLIALLASTHVLASASAQPEPTTSDSPHPSIVADGSKSQPNSDESTRPYREIDASLPALAPVWPDRLPSPIGSDSPRGVIVDLDLKGGTWSLGRIPAGRDVRPPEDPVLAAAKSISGTQRLSWEGPNSLIATFTEPGPLQRNKLKPAMGFVFISATEHRIVDDEGHVAVPHVPSASASRTWFVLHTPEHPRAVVLLMPGMLGTPEGMLELMAKRLMARDIAVLRMIAQPSRFTQHAEFIVPDRESIPSLAGHIAEVFGDRTAECAYAAQAAFEHVFKAHPELASVPRVAIGYSAGAMTLPTVLALEPDKYAAGVIVGGGCHYWLISELSNYATMIDAIVTNWGATPPTADLRSDLAEAYLAHAPLDSFHTATILKGTPMLMYQAKADLAVPTELGDVLWDRLGKPERWLRDGGHESLFFQHLPKDLDAIVTWIESNAKLKELPAEPKESSHP, via the coding sequence ATGAGCCTCCAATCCCGGTTCTCTCTCTCGCTCATCGCCCTCCTCGCCTCGACTCATGTCCTCGCGTCTGCGTCTGCCCAGCCCGAGCCCACGACCTCTGACTCGCCACACCCATCGATCGTCGCCGACGGCTCAAAGTCCCAACCCAACTCCGACGAATCGACTCGCCCGTATCGCGAGATCGACGCCTCGCTCCCCGCGCTCGCGCCCGTCTGGCCCGATCGATTGCCATCGCCCATAGGCTCCGACTCACCGCGTGGCGTGATTGTCGATCTCGACCTCAAGGGCGGCACGTGGAGCCTGGGCCGAATCCCTGCGGGCCGCGACGTCAGGCCACCGGAAGATCCCGTGCTCGCCGCCGCGAAGTCGATCTCCGGCACGCAGCGCCTCTCGTGGGAAGGCCCAAACTCCCTCATCGCCACCTTCACCGAGCCAGGCCCGCTCCAAAGGAACAAACTCAAACCCGCGATGGGATTCGTCTTCATCTCCGCCACCGAGCATCGCATTGTCGATGACGAGGGACACGTCGCCGTTCCACACGTCCCCTCGGCTTCCGCCTCGCGCACATGGTTCGTCCTCCACACGCCAGAGCACCCCCGCGCTGTCGTGCTCCTCATGCCCGGCATGCTCGGCACCCCCGAGGGCATGCTCGAACTCATGGCCAAACGCCTCATGGCGCGCGACATCGCCGTCCTCCGCATGATCGCCCAGCCCTCGCGATTCACGCAGCACGCCGAGTTCATCGTCCCCGATCGCGAGAGCATCCCCTCCCTCGCCGGACACATCGCAGAGGTCTTCGGCGATCGCACCGCCGAGTGCGCCTACGCCGCCCAGGCCGCCTTCGAGCATGTCTTCAAGGCGCACCCCGAACTCGCGAGCGTCCCGCGCGTCGCCATCGGCTACAGCGCCGGCGCCATGACCCTGCCCACCGTCCTCGCCCTCGAGCCCGACAAGTACGCCGCAGGCGTCATCGTCGGCGGCGGGTGCCACTACTGGCTCATCAGCGAACTCAGCAACTACGCCACCATGATCGACGCGATCGTTACCAACTGGGGCGCCACGCCACCAACCGCCGATCTCCGCTCCGATCTCGCCGAGGCCTACCTCGCCCACGCGCCCCTCGACTCCTTCCACACCGCGACGATCCTCAAGGGCACGCCGATGCTGATGTACCAGGCGAAGGCTGATCTCGCCGTCCCCACCGAACTCGGCGATGTGCTCTGGGATCGCCTGGGCAAACCCGAGCGATGGCTTCGCGACGGCGGACACGAGTCGCTCTTCTTCCAGCACCTCCCCAAAGACCTCGACGCGATCGTCACCTGGATCGAGTCGAACGCGAAACTCAAGGAACTCCCCGCCGAGCCAAAGGAATCGAGCCACCCGTGA
- the galE gene encoding UDP-glucose 4-epimerase GalE, whose amino-acid sequence MNVLVTGGAGYIGSHATARLLRDGHHILIIDNLHQGHTKAVDVLRSLAPERVSFVRADINQTDTISCAMRDSGIDAVMHFGALALVGESVEHPLDYYKANVSGTASLLAACESVGVARFVFSSSCSVYGQPPESMIPVPETCPFAPMSPYARTKHMGEQLLADFAAARRRAGHEFAFVALRYFNVCGCDPEGRLGEDHTPETHLVPNVINAALGRTPHVAIFGTDYPTPDGTCIRDYVHVSDLADAHARALNVLTPTTSDAFNVGIGKGSSVREIIDAVREVSGKDFKVIEHPRRPGDPPKLWADPTKITSVLGWKAQHTELRETIATAFRWFEKHPKGYAS is encoded by the coding sequence ATGAACGTGCTCGTCACAGGTGGCGCCGGCTACATAGGTTCGCACGCGACCGCGCGCCTCCTGCGCGATGGGCACCACATTCTCATCATCGATAATCTCCACCAGGGGCATACCAAAGCGGTCGACGTGCTCCGCTCGCTCGCGCCCGAGCGAGTCTCCTTCGTGCGAGCCGACATCAACCAGACCGACACGATCTCCTGCGCCATGCGCGATTCGGGCATCGACGCCGTCATGCACTTCGGCGCCCTCGCCCTCGTCGGCGAGTCCGTCGAACACCCGCTCGACTATTACAAGGCCAACGTCTCCGGGACGGCCTCGCTCCTCGCCGCGTGCGAGAGCGTCGGCGTCGCACGCTTCGTCTTCTCGTCGAGTTGCTCGGTCTATGGGCAACCCCCCGAGTCGATGATCCCCGTCCCCGAGACCTGCCCCTTCGCCCCCATGAGTCCCTATGCGCGGACCAAGCACATGGGCGAGCAGTTGCTCGCCGACTTCGCCGCCGCCCGCCGACGCGCCGGCCACGAGTTCGCCTTCGTCGCCCTGCGTTACTTCAACGTCTGTGGCTGCGACCCCGAGGGGCGACTCGGCGAGGACCACACCCCCGAGACGCACCTCGTCCCCAACGTCATCAATGCCGCCCTCGGCCGCACGCCCCACGTCGCGATCTTCGGCACCGACTATCCCACGCCCGATGGCACCTGCATCCGCGACTACGTCCACGTGAGCGATCTCGCCGACGCCCACGCCCGCGCGCTCAACGTCCTCACGCCGACGACGAGCGACGCCTTCAACGTCGGCATCGGCAAAGGCTCCTCGGTGCGCGAGATCATCGACGCCGTTCGCGAGGTCTCCGGGAAGGATTTCAAGGTCATCGAGCACCCGCGCCGCCCCGGCGATCCACCAAAGCTCTGGGCCGATCCGACCAAGATCACGAGCGTGCTCGGCTGGAAAGCCCAACACACCGAACTCCGCGAGACCATCGCCACCGCCTTCCGCTGGTTCGAGAAGCACCCCAAGGGATACGCGTCATGA
- the lgt gene encoding prolipoprotein diacylglyceryl transferase: MPTLAAYFHDINPFLVRFTPSFGIRWYGLSYALGFVIAWLVLLRLTKRGVVRLAPERLGDAMLTLMLGVLVGGRLGYSVFYDRPLLWTFTKSAPWWSLLDITNGGMASHGGMIGVLIATWIIWRREKRAVMAQSGTGVTEAAYNASAAAPYLHFADAWAFVAPFGLMLGRLANFINGELLGRIVAKAGEDAPWWAVRYPQEITSGQATNLTQAQQGALDTIIAKFRTPNGDMEHAAKRMIEAIQDRGFPGRLDLIHDLTPYINARAPSQLVQAMAEGPVLLVALWIIWAKPRSPGMVAAAFLIVYGILRIATEFVRLPDPGVAGLMGLSRGQALSVAMIVVGIAFATLAVRLAKVGRVTPLKLGGWLHPALPAGASSRAESPT, encoded by the coding sequence ATGCCCACACTCGCCGCCTACTTCCACGACATCAACCCGTTCCTCGTGCGGTTCACGCCATCCTTCGGCATCCGCTGGTATGGCCTGTCCTATGCGCTTGGCTTTGTGATCGCGTGGCTCGTGCTGCTGCGCCTGACGAAACGCGGCGTCGTCCGTCTCGCGCCCGAACGCCTCGGCGACGCCATGCTCACGCTCATGCTCGGCGTGCTCGTCGGCGGACGACTGGGTTACTCGGTCTTCTATGACCGACCCCTGCTCTGGACGTTCACCAAGTCCGCGCCGTGGTGGAGCCTCCTCGATATCACCAACGGCGGCATGGCAAGCCACGGCGGGATGATCGGTGTGCTCATCGCGACGTGGATCATCTGGCGCCGTGAGAAGCGAGCAGTGATGGCCCAGAGTGGAACCGGCGTCACAGAAGCCGCATACAACGCAAGTGCCGCCGCTCCCTATCTCCACTTTGCGGACGCATGGGCCTTCGTCGCGCCCTTCGGCCTGATGCTCGGGCGCCTCGCCAACTTCATCAACGGCGAGTTGCTGGGGCGCATCGTCGCCAAAGCCGGCGAGGACGCGCCTTGGTGGGCCGTCCGTTATCCACAGGAGATCACCTCGGGCCAGGCAACCAATCTCACGCAGGCCCAGCAAGGCGCGCTCGACACCATCATCGCCAAGTTCCGCACACCCAATGGCGACATGGAGCACGCCGCGAAACGCATGATCGAGGCCATCCAGGATCGGGGATTTCCTGGTCGGCTCGACCTGATCCACGACTTGACGCCCTACATCAACGCGCGGGCGCCCTCGCAACTCGTCCAGGCGATGGCGGAGGGTCCCGTGCTCCTCGTCGCGCTGTGGATCATCTGGGCCAAACCACGCTCACCCGGCATGGTCGCGGCGGCGTTCCTCATCGTCTACGGGATCCTCCGCATCGCCACCGAGTTCGTTCGCCTTCCAGACCCCGGCGTCGCGGGCCTCATGGGACTGAGCCGCGGTCAGGCGCTGAGCGTCGCCATGATCGTCGTCGGCATCGCGTTCGCGACCCTCGCGGTCCGACTCGCTAAGGTCGGACGGGTCACGCCATTGAAACTCGGCGGCTGGTTGCACCCCGCCCTGCCCGCAGGGGCGTCGTCTCGCGCGGAATCGCCGACGTAA